The nucleotide sequence TGAGCTCGTCGCGGATGAGCAGGTAGTCGGTGCCCAGGGCCTTGCCGATGTCGGTGGGCGGAGGCGCCGCCGCCGCGGGGGTGACGGTCTCGGTGGACATCGCTCGCTGCCTCCTCCCCGGCTCCTGCACTCCGGCCGGCCCCGGCCATCGTAGCTATGCTCCGCGCCGTGGTCATCCTCGGACACGGCGCCTCGGGAACCGCGGCGAGCATGCGGCCGCACGTCGAGGGGCTGCGCGCCCGGGGGGTGGAGGCGGAGGCCGTCGACCTCCCCAAGGGGCGGGCCGAGCGCGCCGTCCCCGTCCTCGCCGCCGCCGCCCGGCCCCACGGAGCGGCGGTGGTGATCGGCGGCCACTCGTACGGAGGCCGGGTGGCCAGCATGCTCGCCGCCGGCGAGCCGGTGGCCGGGCTGGTGCTGCTCAGCTACCCGCTCCACCGCCCGG is from Candidatus Dormiibacterota bacterium and encodes:
- a CDS encoding alpha/beta family hydrolase, translating into MLRAVVILGHGASGTAASMRPHVEGLRARGVEAEAVDLPKGRAERAVPVLAAAARPHGAAVVIGGHSYGGRVASMLAAGEPVAGLVLLSYPLHRPGHPDEQRTEHWPRIGCPVLLLSGESDPFARVDLLGAAVALLGDARLVTYPRVGHGLAPVLDDALDQIAAFVAGLRWAARLAARAGAPRGDGQCP